One part of the Musa acuminata AAA Group cultivar baxijiao chromosome BXJ1-5, Cavendish_Baxijiao_AAA, whole genome shotgun sequence genome encodes these proteins:
- the LOC135674254 gene encoding expansin-like A2: MGGGTVLAFLVLSLSILSATACDRCVHHSKAAYSPSASALSVGACGYGSMALSFNGGYIAAGSSALHREGFGCGACFQVRCKNRRLCSTGGVRVILTDLNKSNTTDLVLSPRAFTAMARDGTAQELKRLGILDVEYKRIPCEYKKQNLSIRVEESSRRPDQLVIKFLYQGGQTDIVAVDVAQVGSWNWRFMSREYGPVWSTRRAPAGALQFRMVVTGGYDGKWVWAEKAVLPAEWKTGSIYELGVQLTDIAQEGCYPCDTREWK, from the exons ATGGGTGGTGGCACTGTCCTTGCCTTCCTCGTCCTCTCCCTTTCTATCCTTTCTGCTACAGCATGTGATCGGTGTGTGCATCATTCCAAGGCAGCCTACTCCCCCTCCGCTTCTGCCCTCTCTG TCGGAGCCTGTGGCTATGGCTCCATGGCTTTGAGCTTCAATGGAGGTTACATTGCAGCTGGGAGCTCTGCCCTCCACAGAGAGGGTTTTGGCTGTGGAGCTTGTTTCCAG GTAAGATGCAAGAACAGAAGACTCTGTAGCACCGGAGGCGTAAGGGTGATCCTGACCGACCTCAACAAGAGCAACACCACGGATCTTGTGTTGAGTCCCCGAGCCTTCACCGCCATGGCACGAGATGGCACGGCGCAGGAGCTCAAGAGACTTGGCATTCTGGATGTGGAATACAAGAG GATCCCGTGCGAGTATAAGAAGCAGAACCTATCGATCAGAGTGGAAGAGAGCAGCAGAAGACCCGATCAGCTGGTCATCAAGTTCCTCTACCAGGGAGGCCAGACCGATATCGTGGCGGTCGACGTAGCCCAG GTCGGATCGTGGAATTGGCGGTTCATGAGCCGGGAATACGGTCCAGTATGGAGCACGAGGCGGGCGCCGGCCGGGGCGCTGCAGTTCCGGATGGTGGTGACGGGCGGCTACGACGGCAAGTGGGTGTGGGCCGAGAAGGCGGTCCTCCCGGCCGAGTGGAAGACCGGTTCGATCTATGAATTGGGGGTTCAGCTCACTGACATTGCTCAAGAGGGCTGCTACCCCTGTGACACTCGAGAATGGAAGTGA